In Capricornis sumatraensis isolate serow.1 chromosome 16, serow.2, whole genome shotgun sequence, a genomic segment contains:
- the APLNR gene encoding apelin receptor → MEEGGEYDSYYGADNQSECEYTDWQSSGALIPAIYMVVFVLGTAGNGLVLWTVFRSGRDRRRAADVFIASLAVADLTFVVTLPLWATYTYRDYDWPFGAFACKLSSYLIFVNMYASVFCLTGLSLDRYLAIVRPVANARLRPRVGGAVATAGLWALAGLLALPVLVFRTTGAALPGENSTKAQCYMDYSLVAGPDAEWAWDVGLGVSSTVLGFAGPFAVMLTCYFCIGRTVAGHFGKERARGLRKRRRLLAIIAVLVLAFALCWLPYHLVKTLYALGSLLRWPCAFDLFLMNVFPYCTCVSYVNSCLNPFLYAFFDPRFRQACASVLCWGRRGCGGAWRAGGGGGGGRGGGGGDKSASSSSSASSGQSQGPGPGGAGKGGEPMPEKSIPYSQETLVVD, encoded by the coding sequence ATGGAAGAAGGTGGGGAGTATGACAGCTACTATGGGGCGGACAACCAGTCTGAGTGTGAGTACACGGATTGGCAGTCCTCCGGCGCCCTCATCCCCGCCATCTACATGGTGGTCTTCGTCCTGGGCACCGCGGGCAACGGGCTGGTGCTCTGGACCGTCTTCCGCAGCGGCCGGGACCGGCGGCGGGCAGCCGACGTCTTCATCGCCAGCCTGGCGGTGGCCGACCTCACCTTCGTGGTGACCCTGCCGCTCTGGGCCACCTACACCTATCGGGACTACGACTGGCCCTTCGGGGCCTTCGCCTGCAAGCTCAGCAGCTATCTCATCTTCGTCAACATGTACGCCAGCGTCTTCTGCCTCACCGGCCTCAGCCTGGACCGCTACCTGGCCATCGTGAGGCCGGTGGCCAACGCCCGGCTGCGGCCGCGGGTCGGCGGCGCCGTGGCCACGGCCGGGCTGTGGGCGCTGGCCGGCCTGCTCGCCCTGCCCGTGCTGGTCTTCCGCACCACCGGCGCCGCGCTGCCGGGGGAGAACAGCACCAAGGCGCAGTGCTACATGGACTACTCGCTGGTGGCCGGCCCCGACGCCGAGTGGGCCTGGGACGTGGGCCTGGGCGTCTCGTCCACCGTGCTGGGCTTCGCGGGGCCCTTCGCCGTCATGCTGACCTGCTACTTCTGCATCGGCCGCACGGTGGCCGGCCACTTCGGCAAGGAGCGCGCGCGGGGCCTGCGCAAGCGCCGGCGGCTGCTGGCCATCATCGCCGTGCTGGTGCTGGCCTTCGCGCTCTGCTGGCTGCCCTACCACCTGGTCAAGACCCTCTACGCGCTGGGCAGCCTGCTGCGCTGGCCCTGCGCCTTCGACCTCTTCCTCATGAACGTCTTCCCCTACTGCACCTGCGTCAGCTACGTCAACAGCTGCCTCAACCCCTTCCTCTACGCCTTCTTCGACCCCCGCTTCCGCCAGGCCTGCGCCTCGGTGCTCTGCTGGGGCCGCCGGGGCTGCGGCGGCGCCTGgcgcgcgggcggcggcggcggcggcggccggggcggcggcggcggggacaAGTcggccagctcctcctcctcggcGTCGTCGGGGCAGAGCCAGGGCCCCGGGCCCGGCGGCGCGGGGAAGGGCGGGGAGCCGATGCCGGAGAAGTCCATCCCCTACAGCCAGGAGACCCTCGTGGTGGACTAG